One genomic segment of Hordeum vulgare subsp. vulgare chromosome 2H, MorexV3_pseudomolecules_assembly, whole genome shotgun sequence includes these proteins:
- the LOC123430981 gene encoding cold-responsive protein kinase 1-like: protein MAAADTSRVFLILIIALVMVIVVLLGICWRFLGPGIMRRLLRPRRCPSEVPEYFSGNMSGNLRTITYFDYVTLKKATKDFHQKNQLGRGGFGPVYLGKLDDGRKVAVKQLSVGKSGQGESEFFMEVNMITSIQHKNLVRLVGCCSEGTERLLVYEYMKNKSLDKILFAAADAPAPASAPPFLNWRTRHQIIIGIGRGLQYLHEESNLRIVHRDIKASNILLDDKFQPKISDFGLARFFPEDQTYLSTAFAGTLGYTAPEYAIRGELTVKADTYSFGVLVLEIISSRKNTDLNLPNEMQYLPEHAWRLYEQSKILELVDGRVQGGEGFEEKEVMLVCQIALLCVQPYPNSRPAMSEVVRMLTMKTDQSIPAPAKPAFLDRKNLNGDRDAASSDTATMEMMRSPAGYWMMTPSPMLEVDRPYDMSFGK from the exons ATGGCAGCCGCAGACACCAGTAGGGTCTTCCTTATCTTGATCATCGCCCTCGTCATGGTCATCGTCGTCCTGCTCGGCATCTGCTGGAGGTTCCTCGGACCGGGCATCATGAGGAGACTGCTGAGGCCCAGGAGATGCCCGTCAG AGGTGCCCGAGTACTTCAGCGGCAACATGAGCGGCAACCTGCGCACCATCACCTACTTCGACTACGTGACGCTCAAGAAGGCCACCAAGGATTTCCACCAGAAAAACCAGCTCGGGAGAGGAGGATTTGGCCCTGTTTATCTG GGGAAGCTGGACGACGGGCGGAAAGTGGCGGTGAAGCAGCTGAGCGTGGGCAAGTCGGGGCAGGGCGAGTCGGAGTTCTTCATGGAGGTGAACATGATCACCAGCATTCAGCACAAGAACCTGGTCCGCCTCGTCGGCTGCTGCTCCGAGGGCACGGAGCGCCTGCTCGTCTACGAGTACATGAAGAACAAGAGCCTCGACAAGATCCTCTTCGCGGCGGCCgacgcgccggcgccggcgtcggcGCCGCCGTTCCTGAACTGGCGCACCCGCCACCAGATCATCATCGGCATCGGCCGCGGGCTGCAGTACCTGCACGAGGAGTCCAACCTGCGCATCGTGCACCGGGACATCAAGGCCAGCAACATCCTCCTCGACGACAAGTTCCAGCCCAAGATCAGCGACTTCGGCCTCGCCCGCTTCTTCCCGGAGGACCAGACCTACCTCAGCACCGCCTTCGCCGGCACGCT GGGGTACACGGCGCCGGAGTACGCCATCAGAGGGGAGCTCACGGTGAAGGCCGACACGTACAGCTTCGGCGTGCTGGTGCTGGAGATCATCAGCAGCCGGAAGAACACCGACCTCAACCTCCCCAACGAAATGCAGTACCTGCCCGAACAC GCGTGGAGGCTGTACGAGCAGTCcaagatcttggagctggtggacGGCAGGGTGCAGGGCGGCGAGGGGTTCGAGGAGAAGGAGGTGATGCTGGTGTGCCAGATCGCGCTGCTCTGCGTGCAGCCGTACCCGAACTCGAGGCCGGCCATGTCGGAGGTGGTGCGCATGCTCACCATGAAGACCGACCAGTCCATCCCGGCGCCCGCCAAGCCGGCGTTCCTCGATAGGAAGAACCTCAACGGCGACAGGGACGCCGCGTCCTCCGACACCGCCACCATGGAGATGATGAGGTCGCCGGCGGGCTACTGGATGATGACGCCTTCGCCCATGCTCGAGGTCGACAGGCCCTACGACATGAGCTTCGGAAAATGA